The genomic DNA TTTTGTTATATGTGTGTTTGATCATGTGCCTTTGAACCTTCCTTGAGTATTTTTTTTTCCCCAACAacattgtatgttttttttagatttgatcacgtgtctcctttttatttatttatttttttcccTAAAGTGTGTAACCTATGTATGCCCTTTTTTTTAagatatcattttttttttaaaatcatataataatGACACGAATTATTGAATAAGATACACTGGAAAAAACATAGATTTATCTCAATAGTTGAGTACATAATAACTTCAACACTAGATATGGTAAACAACATAGGATAAGTAAAGTAGCCCCTATATTGCATGAGAGAGTGAAAATTGGGGCACATTTTTTTTCACACCGATAATAGCAACTTGATGTAAACACCACTATTTAGTCAAGAAACGATCTTGGTGTGCCATACTCAATTTCAGTGCTAAGTGGTTCTGGGCTAAGCTCACTCTCCCACGGGTTGTGGTTGGCCCACGAGATAAGGGTGTTTTGAGAGTAACAAGAGTAATCATCATCTATAGGATCATCTTCAGGATCATCGATAGTTTTTTGATCAACTGCCGGGGAGGTCTCCTGGGTGTCGTTGACTGGTTTTGCTTGGTCTTCGAGCACCACAGATGAAGTTTTTTTGACGGGGGTAACTTGTGTGGTGAAGTAAAATGATCCCCAGTCAACATCCAAAAGTTCATCATCTAGCGACATCTCATCATGTGTTGTTGCTTCAGCTTTAGTGTTTGTAAGGAGATCACTTATAAGCTTAGCATCGATATCCAGATTTTCTTCAACCGTGGGCGGCATTGACGGAATGCAAGGGGTTTTTGTGATTTGAGAACACTCTGGGTTGCAATCCGATTTTGGAGTTTGGAGTTCGAATGAAAGAGTTCTCCGTAATCGTTTGCTAACCCGTTTTGAGTTCGCCGGTGATGATGGACTAGACATAGTAAGGTGTTTTTTTTAGTTCTTTTTTATGGTGAATAAGTGATGAAACTAAATTTTACATTTCACCTTATTTTTATAGACAATCAAATGATGTTAGGTGGAAAAATTAATTATATTGTTTACATCAGTTTACATCAACATTAAATGTACTACACTGAGCAACATAGGAgataattatttttttgatttaagGAGTTACAATTTTCTTTAAAGATTTGGACTTTTGATTTTTGCATCGTTTTTTGTTTACCCAAATGCGAcaggtgtatatatatattttatatttttattattacacGCAAAGAGTCAATTTGGAATTTATTAGATGTGTGTACTGTAGTTACGAAATCATGACAGAGATACATTAACAATGAATATACTTAGAGATAGAAGTAGTGATTTATTCCTTTTTTTAATTGGACATAAGATAGAGCTAGAAGTACAcatattttttcctttttattatttatgCCTTTTCATTGGTGTAAACATTAATAAGTGATAAGTTTCCTTTTTGTCCAATTTAGATTCCCCATATTGGGGCAATTAATGAGACTGTACTTTTATATATTTCTTGGATATAGTGTTCGATATGTATGTACTTATGCAGATTAGTCACTTCCAAGTTGGCACAACTACTTTGTAAGActtcactttttttttctttataaaaatacTATAATAGTATTTCAATTGAGTTAACATATAAGTTCAACGTTTCCCATAAGTACAATCTGAGAACTATCATGGCTTTTTGTCCATCTTAGATTCCCCATAACAActacttcatatatattattataataatggGTACTATCATATATTTCTTGTATATGGTTTGGGGTACATGCGTGTACTTTTTTTTTGCAGATTTGACAATTCAAAGCTGgcatttatgaaaatatattataatGAGTAGTTAGGTTTTGCATAGCAGGTAACTCGCCCCTCAATTTAATATatattgttacatttttttttggtACTGTTTGTTTGTACAAAGAAAGGTATTTTTTTGTAACAAAGCAATTCTGTAATGATAGTTATGGCCGCTTGACTAACGCTAATTATTATAGCAAAGAGCACACATATTGATAGTTATGGTCGCTTGTCAAACTTTCTAGTAGTTTACTTATGCTTCACCAAAATGTTTAAGATGTCCGGATCAACGACAGACATTAATAGTTAGATACATATAGGCAACTGACAAAGTACGAGTTTAAATTGTTTAAGTTGTACACCATAGTCCCATCCACACAAAAACATAACATTACCATACGGAGCAGCAACTTACACTGATAATGCAGCATCACGAACCTTTCCCTTCATCACATTCACATCACAGAGTAGTATGCGTGTAGCGAATTTTTTTCGGAGGGTAAGAATCTGTTTTTGCTTTTGCTTCCAGTTGCTACTAAAACCACATTCAAAGTGTTTACCAACGCCGTTAAAATTCTGCATGTGGTGCATAAGGAATACTGCACTATCCATTGGATGTGCACTTGTCGCCCAATGGATATCACACCTCTTAATCTTGGCTGGTGCAATTTTATCCTTTAACGGATGTTTGCAATGCTCCAAATAATTGTCCAGCATATGCTTCTGTAAAAAAAAACGATAAACTAATCAGTTTTTGTATGAGTTCTTGTTTTTCATCCTAATGTTTTTATGGGAAAAGAAAATGACTAACCACTTTGTATGGTGTATCTTTTTTGTAGTAGTCTTGATGATCCCTAATGCCAGCTAAGGGTGTGCGATCAGGCTTGTGGTCTATGACGGTTATTTCACCGTTTTCCAGATCGAAAACAAGCATGTAATATTCATCATTCTCGAGGATTGGAAAGAAACCCATTTTGATCCCAATGAAATCATATGCGCCGCCTACGACCATCCTTTCGCCGAACGTTTGCATAcgttcatcatcatcacaagTAGAATCCGTCAAAAGCCAGCTgtcctgttttttttttccaaaataagTTGTGTCAATAAGGTGGTGCAAGCCGCGAATCACCATAATTCAAAAGATGCATTTAGATAGACATACTTACAACGTTCCCAAAGACTTAATAAATCCAAAATCACAGTCAAAGATCAAGTAATATAGTATGAATACTTACTATCACAGTTGTGCTAAAATAAACCCGCGTTGGGCAGCCGTCGGTTCTGTCAAGTTCTTCATAATTCATCACATCTACCCAAGCATCAACTACATCAGAGCAGACCTTCACTTCCCCCCTCAAAGTGCGCATCAGCGTTTTTGTGAGTTCTAAGCCGTATATACTCTCGAAGATAACATCTCTGCGCAAGACAATGTTAGATATGTAGATTAGATTCTGGATATCAAGAAACTAGGCCTATTATGTTTTATGTATATCTTTTATAGGTGAACTTACCCAGCAGATTGACCAAATTTTTTTGTTACCCCGCTAGACAAGGAGATGACCATTCCACGTGTCCTGTTTTGCGAAAAATCATATGCAGTTATACATTTAAAACATAATAgactattttttaaaaaaaaaaaacatactatTTGGAGCAAAAACATTCCATAATCTATCAGAGGACCAAAGTTTTGCATAATGTAACAAgtaatatttttaatatttttaaactGAAGCTTACATTGAGTACTTCACATCGAATAGAAAATCCCAAATACGCTGTTCTTCCGTTGTAATGTCTATTCCCATTTCGTCTTCATGGTCATCACATGAGCGGGCGAACCTACCAACTGGTTTTCTTCGTCTTGATTCGAGTTCCTTTATCAAAGCATTACGTGTGATATCCTTTTCAGCCGTTCCCTTCCCTGCTCAATTTTAGTTTTTGTTTGttagtttttaataaaaaaatgccAAGTTTATTATAATCTTCGAAAGaagtaaaaaaaaacatgtaGAACTGACCTTCTTGATTTTTGTCATGCGTATCATCGACATCATCACCTGCAATTTTTTTTCGTATTGATAAGTCGGGTTATCCGTTGTGTACAGAAATAAGACATGTTCTTTTTTTTGGGGGAATTATGAGTCACCTAATTCGGTGTCTTGTGTGAGCAGGTGAAAGGTAGGCGCATCAAACAATCCTTGCATGTTTTGTGTTTCGTTGTTCTTGTCTTTTTATATTCATTCACATGTACACAGACACATACGTGTTAGTTTGTTTTGTGTGTGATTTGGTTTTCTTGACTTTTCTACACTTGTGACGGGTTATATGTAAGATGTAAAACTTACTTGTTGTAGTTATCGTCTCTTGATCTTTTGCCTCAATTTCTTTGTTGCCTATGTCTCCACATGTAgcatttttttttgtagtggcaTCTCCGCACCTTTCTCCATCTATCATCTCTGGTGTTTTGTCAGCCTTACCCCGATCTATTTATTTTAATGTGGCCACATACACACATGTTACGCTTAGTTTGCAATTTTAGGACATACATTTTGGTGGTTTACTACTTATAGTTAGTTAAACATTTTACATTTTTTCACCTGTAGAGAAATGTAACATTGAtgtcattaattttttttttgttatttttctaTCTACAATTACTGCACGTGTATGTTGTCGTGTAGGAAATTAAAGTGGAGTTTCTATTTCAAATAAAGAAATTAAAGTTAGCTTTTCCTCACATAACGTTTTTGTTAGGATTGTCATCACTAAAGTTACCTTTTGCCGACACATCATTCTTCATTTGCTTACCATCGCCATTCCCCTGATCATTGCCAGATGCTATATACGTTTAAAAAAATTAGTATCAGTTTATTATCACCCAAGACGTTTTTGTTAGGATTGTCATCAATAAAGTTACCTTTTGCCGACACATCATTCTTCATTCGCTTACCATCGCCATTCCCCCGATTATTGCCAGATGCTATAtacgtttaaaaaaaatagtatcaGTTTATTATCACACAAGACGTTTTTGTTAGGATGTCATCACTAAAGTTACCTTTTGCCGACACATCATTCTTCATTTGCTTACCATCGCCATCCCCCGATCATTGCCAGATGCTATATACGTTAAAAAAAATAGTATCAGTTTATTATCACACAAGACGTTTTTGTTAGGATTGTCATCACTAAAGTTACCTTTTGCCGACACATCATTCTTCATTCGCTTACCATTGCCATTCCCCCGATCATTGCCAGACgctatatatgttttaaaaaaattgtatCAGTTTATTATCACACGTGCGTGTATTATACTTTTTTTTGCACCTTACCTTTTTTCAGTAAATTATCAGTCGCTGCACTGCGTTTTTTATTTCGCACATCCACATGATTCGGTTTATTCGAATCTGTCAATTCTCATTATTTTTGTGTTAGAAATGAATGGGTTTAAAGAGTCAGTCCATGACCACGATACATTAAATGTACCCTAAGTTTTTGAACTACTATACATAGGCATTTCTAATGGCACTGTTATTTTTTTCGGGAAAATGTAATCAAAATGGAGCTTGTTAATCCATCTTTCAAATAAATTTTTAACGTGTAGGAGTAAATTGATTGTACGAAGAACGTAAAAAGCACTTTATGGCTCAACGAATCTGAACGAATTACGATAAGTATATTCTTGTTCCAGTAAGTCTTACCAAAAAAGTTATCTCGAACTCTATTTTTTTTTTGAGCTACAAATACATATGAATACTTTTTTCGTGTAAACGATTATTTGCaaataaaaaaagataaatattttttgtaaaaaaggTCATACCATTGATCTTTGCCACTGCAGCCGCGTTTGGCACATCATCTTCAGGGTctgcatttaaaaaaaaatattcaaatTAGTAACAGCTTGTAGAAAAAACTGAGTACATATTCAATGAAGTGATACACATCCGTTTTCCCGTTGTACCTTCTGTGTAATCATTATCTGGGTTTTGGACTGTCTTGTTAAGAGACATGAGCACCCCAGCAATTTTTTCCCTTGGGGAATCAGGCCACAGCGATATCCTTGTTTTTTTTTAGTGTACAATTTTCTcaaatcgttgtatcaattttttAACTTGCTCGTTGTCTGGATGAGCATTGAACACTACTTCCAATTTTTTTTTGCACCGTAACTCTTTTCGCCTCCATCACGTCCAAATGTTTTTCTATCAATGCAATCTCATTCTACAAACAAAGTTATAAAATACATTTTTAACCAATTTTCGAAAGAACATAATTATTTTGTAATTGGTTGTAATTATTAATCTTACACTCAGAACTTCATCATTAGCATGTAACTCTGTTTTT from Helianthus annuus cultivar XRQ/B chromosome 7, HanXRQr2.0-SUNRISE, whole genome shotgun sequence includes the following:
- the LOC110866493 gene encoding uncharacterized protein LOC110866493 — translated: MKNDVSAKASGNNRGNGDGKRMKNDVSAKASGNDQGNGDGKQMKNDVSAKDRGKADKTPEMIDGERCGDATTKKNATCGDIGNKEIEAKDQETITTTNKNNETQNMQGLFDAPTFHLLTQDTELGDDVDDTHDKNQEGKGTAEKDITRNALIKELESRRRKPVGRFARSCDDHEDEMGIDITTEEQRIWDFLFDVKYSM
- the LOC110866223 gene encoding uncharacterized protein LOC110866223 yields the protein MVISLSSGVTKKFGQSAGDVIFESIYGLELTKTLMRTLRGEVKVCSDVVDAWVDVMNYEELDRTDGCPTRVYFSTTVIDSWLLTDSTCDDDERMQTFGERMVVGGAYDFIGIKMGFFPILENDEYYMLVFDLENGEITVIDHKPDRTPLAGIRDHQDYYKKDTPYKVKHMLDNYLEHCKHPLKDKIAPAKIKRCDIHWATSAHPMDSAVFLMHHMQNFNGVGKHFECGFSSNWKQKQKQILTLRKKFATRILLCDVNVMKGKVRDAALSV